The following proteins come from a genomic window of Pelmatolapia mariae isolate MD_Pm_ZW linkage group LG17, Pm_UMD_F_2, whole genome shotgun sequence:
- the gxylt1b gene encoding glucoside xylosyltransferase 1 isoform X1 — translation MRRYMRTLMLCMVFAVFSGLYVYSRLFYSDVSAGRNGAKKILIPLRASGARRGVTDKNAHWYNWYIMRQQAQLEAAGTRPEPPMHLAVVACGERLEETLTMIKSAVLFSVKRLHLHIFAEDQLHAGFIEALESWPGFIRYRFSYRVYSIRFPNENAAEWKKLFKPCASQRLFLPLILKDVDSIVYVDSDILFLQPVDLLWRFLSDFNSSQLAAMAPEHEEPRIAWYNRFARHPFYGGTGINSGVMLMNLTRMRSMFFKNDMTSVGLRWEELLMPLLQKYKLNITWGDQDLLNIIFHYNPESLLEFPCQWNYRPDHCIYGSNCASAEEDGIYILHGNRGVYHDYKQPAFRAVYEAIKKYTFGTDPVTSLLEPLEEELLKTTHTYCGKSRTLFTKRLRNSVAKIDRKTRKR, via the exons ATGCGGCGGTACATGCGTACACTGATGCTGTGCATGGTGTTTGCCGTGTTTTCGGGCTTGTATGTTTACAGCAGGCTCTTTTACTCGGACGTGTCCGCCGGAAGAAACGGAGCAAAGAAGATTCTCATCCCACTGAGAGCGTCTGGAGCCAGGCGAGGGGTCACGGATAAAAACGCACACTGGTACAATTG GTACATCATGCGTCAGCAGGCTCAGCTGGAGGCTGCTGGTACCAGGCCTGAACCTCCCATGCACTTGGCTGTGGTGGCCTGCGGGGAGAGGCTGGAGGAGACGCTCACCATGATTAAGTCTGCTGTGCTCTTCAGCGTCAAGCGCCTCCATCTGCACATCTTTGCAGAAGATCAGCTTCACGCCGGCTTCATTGAAGCT TTGGAGTCGTGGCCTGGTTTTATTCGCTACAGGTTCAGCTACAGAGTCTACTCCATCAGGTTCCCCAATGAGAATGCAGCGGAGTGGAAGAAACTCTTCAAACCCTGCGCTTCACAGCGACTCTTCTTACCT CTCATCTTAAAGGATGTTGACTCTATTGTGTATGTGGACTCAGACATCCTCTTCCTGCAGCCGGTGGACCTCTTGTGGAGGTTCCTGTCTGACTTTAATTCTTCTCAGCTGGCTGCTATGGCCCCAGAGCACGAGGAGCCCCGCATCGCCTGGTACAATCGCTTTGCCCGTCACCCGTTCTACGGCGGGACGGGCATCAACTCAGGGGTCATGCTCATGAATCTGACACGTATGAGGAGCATGTTCTTTAAG AATGACATGACATCAGTGGGGCTGCGCTGGGAAGAGCTCTTGATGCCTCTACTCCAGAAATATAAACTGAACATAACATGGGGAGACCAGGACCTACTAAATATCATTTTCCACTATAACCCCG aGTCCTTGCTGGAGTTTCCGTGCCAGTGGAACTATCGCCCGGATCACTGCATCTATGGCAGCAACTGTGCCTCAGCTGAGGAGGATGGCATCTACATACTCCATGGAAACAGAGGAGTTTACCACGACTACAAACAGCCTGCTTTCAGGGCTGTTTACGAAGCCATAAAAAAG TACACTTTCGGCACAGACCCAGTGACGTCTTTGTTGGAGCCTTTAGAAGAGGAACTGTTAAAAACGACACACACTTATTGTGGTAAATCACGCACACTCTTTACGAAGAGACTGAGGAACAGCGTGGCAAAGATCGACAGGAAAACTCGGAAGCGGTGA
- the gxylt1b gene encoding glucoside xylosyltransferase 1 isoform X2, translating into MRRYMRTLMLCMVFAVFSGLYVYSRLFYSDVSAGRNGAKKILIPLRASGARRGVTDKNAHWYIMRQQAQLEAAGTRPEPPMHLAVVACGERLEETLTMIKSAVLFSVKRLHLHIFAEDQLHAGFIEALESWPGFIRYRFSYRVYSIRFPNENAAEWKKLFKPCASQRLFLPLILKDVDSIVYVDSDILFLQPVDLLWRFLSDFNSSQLAAMAPEHEEPRIAWYNRFARHPFYGGTGINSGVMLMNLTRMRSMFFKNDMTSVGLRWEELLMPLLQKYKLNITWGDQDLLNIIFHYNPESLLEFPCQWNYRPDHCIYGSNCASAEEDGIYILHGNRGVYHDYKQPAFRAVYEAIKKYTFGTDPVTSLLEPLEEELLKTTHTYCGKSRTLFTKRLRNSVAKIDRKTRKR; encoded by the exons ATGCGGCGGTACATGCGTACACTGATGCTGTGCATGGTGTTTGCCGTGTTTTCGGGCTTGTATGTTTACAGCAGGCTCTTTTACTCGGACGTGTCCGCCGGAAGAAACGGAGCAAAGAAGATTCTCATCCCACTGAGAGCGTCTGGAGCCAGGCGAGGGGTCACGGATAAAAACGCACACTG GTACATCATGCGTCAGCAGGCTCAGCTGGAGGCTGCTGGTACCAGGCCTGAACCTCCCATGCACTTGGCTGTGGTGGCCTGCGGGGAGAGGCTGGAGGAGACGCTCACCATGATTAAGTCTGCTGTGCTCTTCAGCGTCAAGCGCCTCCATCTGCACATCTTTGCAGAAGATCAGCTTCACGCCGGCTTCATTGAAGCT TTGGAGTCGTGGCCTGGTTTTATTCGCTACAGGTTCAGCTACAGAGTCTACTCCATCAGGTTCCCCAATGAGAATGCAGCGGAGTGGAAGAAACTCTTCAAACCCTGCGCTTCACAGCGACTCTTCTTACCT CTCATCTTAAAGGATGTTGACTCTATTGTGTATGTGGACTCAGACATCCTCTTCCTGCAGCCGGTGGACCTCTTGTGGAGGTTCCTGTCTGACTTTAATTCTTCTCAGCTGGCTGCTATGGCCCCAGAGCACGAGGAGCCCCGCATCGCCTGGTACAATCGCTTTGCCCGTCACCCGTTCTACGGCGGGACGGGCATCAACTCAGGGGTCATGCTCATGAATCTGACACGTATGAGGAGCATGTTCTTTAAG AATGACATGACATCAGTGGGGCTGCGCTGGGAAGAGCTCTTGATGCCTCTACTCCAGAAATATAAACTGAACATAACATGGGGAGACCAGGACCTACTAAATATCATTTTCCACTATAACCCCG aGTCCTTGCTGGAGTTTCCGTGCCAGTGGAACTATCGCCCGGATCACTGCATCTATGGCAGCAACTGTGCCTCAGCTGAGGAGGATGGCATCTACATACTCCATGGAAACAGAGGAGTTTACCACGACTACAAACAGCCTGCTTTCAGGGCTGTTTACGAAGCCATAAAAAAG TACACTTTCGGCACAGACCCAGTGACGTCTTTGTTGGAGCCTTTAGAAGAGGAACTGTTAAAAACGACACACACTTATTGTGGTAAATCACGCACACTCTTTACGAAGAGACTGAGGAACAGCGTGGCAAAGATCGACAGGAAAACTCGGAAGCGGTGA